The following coding sequences are from one Yoonia sp. GPGPB17 window:
- a CDS encoding FAD-dependent oxidoreductase encodes MDAPSGDDGRDLRNRTDTERCGLCLSFYTESDFTGDIHKFTTGLADAAEAQGATLQFETDILDVASTDAGMRVDFGVEGAKDSAIFDRVVICAGVMSKKLARRLGENVNIYPVKGYSITVNLNDEKAQNAAPWVSLLDDKAKIVTSRLGKDRFRVAGTAELSGYNRDIRQARIEPLVKWCNRHFPEMSTRSVVPWSGLRPMMPNMLPRVGPGKDPRVLFNTGHGHLGWTLSAATACMVADMAQKQAA; translated from the coding sequence ATTGACGCGCCTTCCGGTGACGACGGAAGAGATCTCCGCAATCGAACCGACACTGAAAGGTGTGGGCTATGCTTAAGCTTCTATACTGAGTCCGATTTCACGGGTGACATTCACAAGTTCACCACTGGGTTGGCGGACGCTGCAGAAGCACAAGGCGCGACGCTGCAGTTCGAAACGGATATTCTTGATGTTGCATCGACTGATGCAGGTATGCGGGTGGATTTTGGGGTCGAGGGCGCGAAAGATAGCGCGATCTTTGACCGGGTCGTGATCTGCGCAGGCGTGATGTCTAAAAAGCTGGCTCGTCGTTTAGGCGAAAACGTGAACATCTATCCGGTTAAGGGCTACTCGATCACGGTCAACCTGAACGATGAAAAGGCCCAGAACGCCGCGCCTTGGGTCAGCCTACTGGACGACAAGGCAAAAATCGTGACGAGCCGCTTGGGTAAAGACCGTTTCCGGGTGGCAGGCACCGCTGAATTGTCTGGTTACAACCGCGACATTCGACAAGCGCGGATTGAACCCCTGGTTAAGTGGTGCAACCGCCACTTCCCCGAGATGAGCACGCGCAGCGTTGTGCCATGGTCAGGTCTGCGTCCAATGATGCCGAATATGCTGCCGCGCGTTGGTCCAGGCAAAGACCCGCGCGTTCTTTTCAACACGGGACACGGCCATCTGGGTTGGACGCTGTCGGCGGCTACGGCCTGCATGGTCGCCGACATGGCCCAAAAGCAAGCTGCATAA
- the bhcB gene encoding beta-hydroxyaspartate dehydratase BhcB, which translates to MNIPTYEDMLAAHERIKPIIRRTPVRTSDYLNDLTGCNLLFKCENMQEPGAFKVRGACNAVFGLDEAQAVKGVATHSSGNHASCLSYAAMKRGIPCNVVMPKTAPQAKKDTVRRYGGVITECEPSTTSREATFAEIQAATGGDFVHPYNDPRVIAGQGTCSKEFMEQTDGLDVVMAPIGGGGMVSGTCLTLSTLAPETQIIAAEPEQADDAYRSFKEGHIIADDAPKTIADGLLVPLKERTWHFVSKYVSDILTASEEEIIEAMKLTWKHLRVVMEPSSAVPLATLLKNKERFAGKRVGIIITGGNVDLDKLPWTKGV; encoded by the coding sequence ATGAATATCCCAACCTATGAAGATATGCTTGCCGCGCATGAACGGATCAAACCGATTATTCGTCGCACGCCTGTGCGCACATCGGATTATCTGAACGATTTGACCGGTTGCAACCTGCTATTCAAATGCGAAAACATGCAGGAGCCCGGCGCGTTCAAGGTTCGCGGTGCCTGCAATGCGGTCTTTGGCCTGGATGAAGCACAAGCGGTCAAAGGTGTCGCGACCCATTCATCCGGAAACCACGCGTCGTGCCTGTCATATGCAGCGATGAAGCGAGGCATTCCCTGCAATGTGGTTATGCCAAAGACGGCGCCACAGGCGAAAAAGGATACTGTCCGGCGTTATGGCGGGGTGATCACGGAATGTGAGCCATCGACAACGTCTCGCGAGGCAACGTTCGCAGAGATCCAAGCCGCGACAGGCGGTGATTTCGTGCATCCTTACAACGATCCGCGCGTGATTGCTGGTCAGGGCACCTGTTCCAAGGAGTTCATGGAGCAGACGGACGGTCTGGATGTCGTGATGGCACCGATTGGCGGCGGCGGGATGGTCTCTGGTACCTGCCTGACGCTCTCGACGCTTGCGCCGGAAACGCAGATCATCGCAGCAGAGCCTGAACAAGCTGATGACGCGTATCGCAGTTTCAAAGAGGGGCACATCATTGCTGACGATGCTCCAAAGACCATCGCCGACGGACTGCTGGTGCCTTTGAAGGAACGCACTTGGCATTTCGTTTCCAAATATGTGAGCGACATTCTGACCGCCTCGGAAGAGGAAATCATCGAAGCTATGAAGCTGACATGGAAGCATTTGCGCGTGGTGATGGAGCCGTCTAGTGCCGTGCCTTTGGCAACACTTCTGAAAAACAAGGAACGGTTCGCGGGCAAGCGCGTCGGGATAATCATAACTGGTGGCAATGTCGATCTAGACAAGCTGCCTTGGACCAAAGGAGTTTAA
- a CDS encoding MurR/RpiR family transcriptional regulator, whose translation MLVRDLLEQHKGDFTAAERRVIPFLRDPALLIELQSITKLANAAEVSTPTIIRLARKLGYDGYPDLHGAVRLELAERIKQPLAKLKAQPEHPKDDHIVNQFAHVVVENVNNTINQIDFPLFDQAAELLAEPSRRVQLIGGRITWPIAHYFANHLHIIRPNVTLLNPSQNAWPQSVLDMDESSVLIIFDIRRYEKKIARLTRLAQKRKAKIMLFTDQWGSPIENDADICFRAPVQAPSSWDSMVALNFLVESMVAQIQRSAPDQTGKRIAEMESLIGDSGIF comes from the coding sequence ATGCTGGTAAGAGACCTTCTCGAACAACATAAAGGCGACTTCACAGCCGCCGAGCGCCGGGTCATTCCATTTTTGCGCGACCCAGCTCTATTGATTGAACTTCAATCAATTACGAAGTTGGCAAACGCGGCGGAAGTCTCTACCCCAACAATCATCCGCCTAGCGCGCAAGCTTGGATATGATGGGTACCCAGACCTGCACGGAGCTGTGCGGCTCGAACTAGCTGAACGCATTAAGCAGCCGCTTGCAAAGCTCAAGGCGCAGCCTGAGCACCCGAAGGACGATCATATTGTGAACCAATTCGCGCATGTTGTCGTCGAAAATGTTAATAACACAATCAATCAGATTGATTTCCCATTGTTCGATCAGGCGGCTGAACTGCTGGCGGAACCGTCTCGACGCGTTCAACTGATCGGTGGACGGATCACTTGGCCTATAGCGCATTACTTCGCTAATCACCTGCATATTATCCGGCCAAACGTTACTCTTCTGAATCCGTCACAGAATGCTTGGCCGCAATCCGTTCTGGATATGGATGAAAGTTCGGTGCTCATCATTTTCGATATCCGCAGATATGAGAAAAAGATCGCACGATTGACCCGACTGGCCCAGAAACGGAAAGCCAAGATCATGTTGTTTACCGATCAGTGGGGATCACCCATCGAGAATGACGCAGACATCTGTTTCCGCGCGCCCGTCCAAGCGCCTTCAAGCTGGGACTCCATGGTAGCGCTGAATTTTTTGGTTGAATCTATGGTCGCCCAAATACAGAGATCCGCTCCGGATCAAACCGGAAAGCGCATCGCTGAGATGGAGAGCTTGATTGGCGACTCAGGGATTTTTTGA